A single window of Bombyx mori chromosome 17, ASM3026992v2 DNA harbors:
- the LOC101746405 gene encoding circumsporozoite protein, with amino-acid sequence MAYPRTAFVALLLLNVVFEVLAAPSSRRTRAASATPEEVTQDAKPLEESNESSSTTTQKPSNFRKNKALNLFGYYPSYLTSSFDYSDDDDDINFSANDGNYEEEDLSRTIPTRRRQQNKKKNGNGDTFPNDNINSLQYDNSPIFYIRLPPTPYMFVPGLGYVSQPPTLGPPMSPMMPQGMPPQVADPFINLPIDFVSNGKPTGVYQWSGAPTYPQVPQMSVDPYGYGPQPMMPSRPNYNPSYQPKPKPKPSPPTNSKVTNLKGQFVFNGKPGDSVYVLRDTYNSIYSDALQNFYP; translated from the coding sequence atggcgtatCCTAGAACCGCATTCGTAGCACTTTTGCTATTGAACGTCGTATTCGAAGTCCTCGCAGCGCCCAGTTCGAGACGGACACGGGCAGCTTCCGCGACACCGGAAGAAGTCACCCAAGATGCAAAGCCTCTAGAAGAATCAAATGAATCCAGCAGCACCACGACACAGAAACCTTCAAATTTTAGAAAGAACAAGGCCCTCAATCTCTTCGGCTACTATCCTTCGTACTTGACGTCCAGCTTCGACTATTCTGATGACGACGACGACATCAATTTCAGCGCGAACGACGGCAATTACGAAGAAGAAGATTTGTCCAGGACTATCCCAACTAGACGTAGACAGCAGAACAAGAAGAAAAATGGAAACGGAGACACATTCCCAAACGATAATATCAACTCATTGCAATACGATAACTCGCCTATATTCTACATTAGATTACCTCCAACTCCGTATATGTTCGTGCCTGGTTTGGGTTACGTATCGCAGCCACCTACTCTAGGTCCACCCATGTCCCCTATGATGCCCCAAGGTATGCCGCCTCAAGTTGCGGATCCATTCATTAATTTGCCAATAGATTTTGTTTCTAACGGAAAACCGACAGGGGTTTACCAATGGAGTGGTGCTCCGACTTATCCACAAGTTCCTCAGATGTCAGTTGATCCATACGGGTATGGACCTCAACCTATGATGCCATCACGGCCGAACTACAATCCGTCTTACCAACCAAAACCGAAACCCAAACCCAGCCCTCCAACTAACTCTAAAGTCACTAATCTCAAGGGTCAGTTTGTCTTCAATGGTAAACCTGGCGATAGTGTTTATGTTCTTCGAGACACTTACAATTCAATTTATTCGGATGCCTTGCAAAACTTCTACCCATAG
- the LOC101746544 gene encoding protein CLEC16A homolog isoform X2, which yields MFRSRSWFGTGWGRPKNPHSLERLKYLHNILCKNTTVSESNRGTLVESLRCIAEILIWGDQNDSSVFDFFLEKNMLSYFLKIMRQKCGGSSYVCVQLLQTLNILFENIRNETSLYYLLSNNHVNSIIVHKFDFSDEEVMAYYISFLKTLSLKLNNHTIHFFYNEHTKDFPLYTEAIKFFNHSESMVRIAVRTLTLNVYRVQDASMLRFIRDRTAAPYFSNLVWFIGKHILELDTCVRNDADHQSQQKLDDLVAEHLDHLHYINDILCLNIPDLNDVLTEHLLHKLLIPLYIYSLTSESIKRPSTAPPYNRDHLQNIEVITRSLEAILTGKNSEMSPSRMNFPRQRIESEEERPSVSCVVALFLLSQVFLIITHGPIVHALAWILLQSDLSVLEEGATKILEMYISTAKPNVKLEFSKPQMSLEKALENNSGERDYTTPEYSGCKTFSFDDKDTDHSSCDLDPELVSNSLPSTSHISETSSIAHDSTEDLVTQIHSVKSSVVHNENMPDSPLPDSGIESSSTKSNSEFNNITDEEKQQLLGVTTSTPINRSDSLENVLEKENREIAKRPFLKTIFDSLDCGENDYKALFALCLLFALINNKGVNTELLDTLLCPEEELSHLNSANTSGREIVEKSEGSSTSTSSTPTKKTLQSFNSLLIYKLMAIANLSCKPTSQVRLVTLELSVTLMRIAMQGTRGPAPSANGSSRSATGHSGPGSRSVMSRHVAAADTLRARAAALARNFYKCDDIFLDMFEDEYCEMSKRPLNVEWLCMDAAILLPPTRTPMSGIAFAKRLPSGEIERARRAIRSFFLIRDLFLKLSGIPENQLPLTNPAPFVEVGNVLDLNDSDLISCDIIQKDGTWQHRFLAVDNMQIILVEPDKQRLGWGVAKLVGSLQDLEIQGDKEDPRCLHLTIHKPRVGATGALPRTLLLRAKFKFDDYIRSMAAKQRLIKGRMKSRQKKMQQIGRLLEVSGVSAPPAAPRPRPLFSRPGLSAIRRSTGGDGDDSERRLRRPSGHLLKDGIVVYRERTTSRESVSRGSSGSREGSPRGHQEEIPLEDIRRNVASTSAATPNVVPQINAQPSTSQAKTRSNSSEETSFISGEAPRTKRRGLVETI from the exons ATGTTCCGGAGCAGAAGCTGGTTCGGGACTGGCTGGGGCCGTCCCAAGAACCCCCATTCATTGGAAAgactaaaatatttacacaatatACTTTGCAAAAATACAACTGTTTCTGAAAGCAACAGAGGAACGCTTGTGGAATCGCTAAGGTGCATAGCGGAGATACTCATATGGGGCGATCAGAATGACAGCTCAGTTTTTGA tttcTTCTTAGAGAAGAACATGTTGTCATATTTCTTGAAGATAATGAGACAGAAGTGTGGAGGCTCATCATATGTATGTGTGCAGCTTTTGCAAACCCTGAATATACTGTTTGAGAACATCAGGAATGAAACATCACTGT ATTACCTCTTAAGCAATAACCACGTTAATTCTATAATAGTTCATAAGTTCGATTTTTCCGATGAAGAAGTGATGGCATATTACATATCATTCCTGAAGACATTAAGTTTAAAACTCAACAACCACACGATACATTTCTTTTACAATGAG CACACAAAGGATTTTCCACTTTACACCGAGGCAATAAAGTTCTTTAACCATTCAGAGTCGATGGTTCGGATTGCGGTGCGGACGCTCACCCTTAATGTGTATAGAGTACAGGATGCCAGCATGCTTAGATTTATAAGAGACAG GACGGCAGCGCCATATTTTAGTAATTTGGTCTGGTTTATCGGAAAACATATATTGGAGTTAGATACTTGTGTCAGGAACGACGCTGA CCATCAATCCCAGCAAAAATTGGACGACTTAGTTGCCGAACATCTGGACCATCTACACTACATTAACGACATCCTATGCCTAAATATACCAGATCTTAACGACGTGCTCACGGAACATCTTCTACATAAACTGCTGATACCCTTATACATTTATTCTTTGACCTCTGAATCGATTAAAAGACCGTCTACGGCGCCCCCCTACAATAGGGATCATCTGCAAAACATAGAAGTTATAACAAGGAGCTTAGAGGCCATTTTGACGGGGAAAAACAGCGAAATGTCGCCTTCTAGAATGAACTTCCCGAGACAAAGAATCGAGAGCGAAGAAGAGAGACCTTCTGTATCGTGTGTGGTTGCCCTGTTTCTCTTATCGCAAGTGTTCCTAATAATAACACACGGCCCGATTGTGCACGCGTTGGCCTGGATCTTATTGCAATCAGACTTATCGGTGCTGGAAGAAGGAGCTACGAAAATTCTCGAAATGTACATCAGTACCGCTAAGCCCAATGTCAAATTGGAGTTTTCGAAGCCGCAGATGAGTCTAGAGAAGGCTTTAGAGAATAATTCTGGCGAACGCGATTACACTACACCGGAATACAGTGGCTGTAAAACGTTCAGTTTCGACGACAAAGATACAGATCATTCGAGTTGTGATCTCGATCCTGAGTTGGTATCGAATTCACTTCCGTCCACATCTCATATAAGCGAAACGTCGAGTATAGCTCACGACTCGACTGAAGATCTCGTGACTCAAATTCATTCGGTTAAATCGAGTGTCGTTCACAATGAGAACATGCCGGATTCTCCGCTGCCCGATTCTGGTATAGAATCCAGTTCTACGAAATCCAATTCGGAATTCAACAACATAACTGATGAAGAGAAACAGCAATTGCTCGGAGTCACAACTAGTACACCAATAAACAGATCCGATTCGCTAGAGAATGTATTGGAGAAAGAGAATCGAGAAATCGCCAAGAGGCCGTTTCTAAAGACGATCTTTGATTCTTTGGATTGTGGCGAGAATGAttataaagcattatttgctcTTTGCTTATTGTTCGCGTTGATAAATAACAAAG GTGTCAACACAGAACTACTTGATACGCTGTTGTGTCCCGAAGAGGAACTGTCTCATTTGAACTCAGCGAATACGTCGGGCCGTGAAATTGTAGAGAAAAGCGAAGGATCATCGACATCAACTTCTTCTACtcctacaaaaaaaacattgcagAGTTTTAACTCACTATTGATTTATAAGCTAATGGCTATTGCAAATTTGAGCTGTAAACCTA CCTCTCAGGTCCGCCTGGTCACTCTGGAGTTGAGCGTGACGTTAATGCGCATCGCAATGCAAGGGACTAGGGGTCCCGCGCCGTCAGCTAACGGGAGCTCACGGTCAGCGACGGGCCACTCCGGCCCGGGCTCACGGAGCGTCATGAGCCGTCACGTGGCCGCCGCGGACACGTTACGTGCGCGGGCCGCAGCCCTCGCACGTAACTTTTACAAGTGCGACGATATCTTCCTGGACATGTTTGAAGATGA GTACTGTGAGATGAGCAAGCGTCCTCTGAACGTGGAATGGCTATGCATGGATGCGGCAATACTGCTTCCTCCCACACGCACGCCGATGTCTGGCATTGCGTTTGCTAAGCGACTGCCGAGCGGGGAG ATAGAGAGAGCCCGTAGAGCGATAAGATCGTTCTTCCTAATACGAGACCTGTTCTTGAAGTTGAGCGGGATACCAGAAAACCAACTGCCTCTGACGAACCCGGCACCGTTTGTCGAAGTCGGCAACGTTTTGGATCTCA ACGATTCCGATCTGATATCGTGCGACATAATACAGaaggatggtacgtggcagcaCAGGTTCTTAGCCGTCGACAACATGCAGATAATACTCGTCGAGCCGGACAAACAGAGGCTCGGGTGGGGAGTCGCCAAACTGGTGGGCAGCCTTCAGGATTTGGAG ATCCAAGGCGATAAGGAAGATCCGCGGTGCCTCCACCTGACCATCCACAAGCCGCGGGTGGGCGCGACGGGCGCGCTTCCCAGGACGCTACTGCTGCGGGCCAAGTTCAAGTTCGACGACTACATACGCAGCATGGCGGCCAAACAGAGGCTCATTAAG GGTCGCATGAAGTCCCGCCAGAAGAAGATGCAGCAGATCGGGCGACTGCTGGAAGTGTCGGGAGTgtccgcgccccccgccgcgccgcgcccccgCCCGCTGTTCTCCCGCCCCGGCCTCTCGGCGATCAGGAGATCTACAG GAGGCGACGGCGACGACTCAGAGCGGAGGCTCCGAAGGCCGAGCGGTCACTTACTGAAAGACGGCATCGTCGTCTATCGAGAACGAACCACGAGCAGAGAGAG CGTGTCGAGAGGAAGCAGCGGTTCCCGAGAGGGATCTCCGAGGGGCCACCAAGAGGAAATACCACTCGAAGATATACGGAGGAACGTCGCCTCCACCAGCGCCGCGACTCCAAATGTCGTACCGCAGATAAAT GCACAACCGAGTACGTCCCAGGCGAAGACCCGAAGCAATTCGTCTGAAGAAACCTCGTTTATATCGGGCGAAGCGCCGCGAACGAAACGGAGAGGCCTCGTCGAGACTATTTGA
- the LOC101746544 gene encoding protein CLEC16A homolog isoform X1, giving the protein MFRSRSWFGTGWGRPKNPHSLERLKYLHNILCKNTTVSESNRGTLVESLRCIAEILIWGDQNDSSVFDFFLEKNMLSYFLKIMRQKCGGSSYVCVQLLQTLNILFENIRNETSLYYLLSNNHVNSIIVHKFDFSDEEVMAYYISFLKTLSLKLNNHTIHFFYNEHTKDFPLYTEAIKFFNHSESMVRIAVRTLTLNVYRVQDASMLRFIRDRTAAPYFSNLVWFIGKHILELDTCVRNDADHQSQQKLDDLVAEHLDHLHYINDILCLNIPDLNDVLTEHLLHKLLIPLYIYSLTSESIKRPSTAPPYNRDHLQNIEVITRSLEAILTGKNSEMSPSRMNFPRQRIESEEERPSVSCVVALFLLSQVFLIITHGPIVHALAWILLQSDLSVLEEGATKILEMYISTAKPNVKLEFSKPQMSLEKALENNSGERDYTTPEYSGCKTFSFDDKDTDHSSCDLDPELVSNSLPSTSHISETSSIAHDSTEDLVTQIHSVKSSVVHNENMPDSPLPDSGIESSSTKSNSEFNNITDEEKQQLLGVTTSTPINRSDSLENVLEKENREIAKRPFLKTIFDSLDCGENDYKALFALCLLFALINNKGVNTELLDTLLCPEEELSHLNSANTSGREIVEKSEGSSTSTSSTPTKKTLQSFNSLLIYKLMAIANLSCKPTSQVRLVTLELSVTLMRIAMQGTRGPAPSANGSSRSATGHSGPGSRSVMSRHVAAADTLRARAAALARNFYKCDDIFLDMFEDEYCEMSKRPLNVEWLCMDAAILLPPTRTPMSGIAFAKRLPSGEIERARRAIRSFFLIRDLFLKLSGIPENQLPLTNPAPFVEVGNVLDLNDSDLISCDIIQKDGTWQHRFLAVDNMQIILVEPDKQRLGWGVAKLVGSLQDLEIQGDKEDPRCLHLTIHKPRVGATGALPRTLLLRAKFKFDDYIRSMAAKQRLIKGRMKSRQKKMQQIGRLLEVSGVSAPPAAPRPRPLFSRPGLSAIRRSTGGDGDDSERRLRRPSGHLLKDGIVVYRERTTSRESSVSRGSSGSREGSPRGHQEEIPLEDIRRNVASTSAATPNVVPQINAQPSTSQAKTRSNSSEETSFISGEAPRTKRRGLVETI; this is encoded by the exons ATGTTCCGGAGCAGAAGCTGGTTCGGGACTGGCTGGGGCCGTCCCAAGAACCCCCATTCATTGGAAAgactaaaatatttacacaatatACTTTGCAAAAATACAACTGTTTCTGAAAGCAACAGAGGAACGCTTGTGGAATCGCTAAGGTGCATAGCGGAGATACTCATATGGGGCGATCAGAATGACAGCTCAGTTTTTGA tttcTTCTTAGAGAAGAACATGTTGTCATATTTCTTGAAGATAATGAGACAGAAGTGTGGAGGCTCATCATATGTATGTGTGCAGCTTTTGCAAACCCTGAATATACTGTTTGAGAACATCAGGAATGAAACATCACTGT ATTACCTCTTAAGCAATAACCACGTTAATTCTATAATAGTTCATAAGTTCGATTTTTCCGATGAAGAAGTGATGGCATATTACATATCATTCCTGAAGACATTAAGTTTAAAACTCAACAACCACACGATACATTTCTTTTACAATGAG CACACAAAGGATTTTCCACTTTACACCGAGGCAATAAAGTTCTTTAACCATTCAGAGTCGATGGTTCGGATTGCGGTGCGGACGCTCACCCTTAATGTGTATAGAGTACAGGATGCCAGCATGCTTAGATTTATAAGAGACAG GACGGCAGCGCCATATTTTAGTAATTTGGTCTGGTTTATCGGAAAACATATATTGGAGTTAGATACTTGTGTCAGGAACGACGCTGA CCATCAATCCCAGCAAAAATTGGACGACTTAGTTGCCGAACATCTGGACCATCTACACTACATTAACGACATCCTATGCCTAAATATACCAGATCTTAACGACGTGCTCACGGAACATCTTCTACATAAACTGCTGATACCCTTATACATTTATTCTTTGACCTCTGAATCGATTAAAAGACCGTCTACGGCGCCCCCCTACAATAGGGATCATCTGCAAAACATAGAAGTTATAACAAGGAGCTTAGAGGCCATTTTGACGGGGAAAAACAGCGAAATGTCGCCTTCTAGAATGAACTTCCCGAGACAAAGAATCGAGAGCGAAGAAGAGAGACCTTCTGTATCGTGTGTGGTTGCCCTGTTTCTCTTATCGCAAGTGTTCCTAATAATAACACACGGCCCGATTGTGCACGCGTTGGCCTGGATCTTATTGCAATCAGACTTATCGGTGCTGGAAGAAGGAGCTACGAAAATTCTCGAAATGTACATCAGTACCGCTAAGCCCAATGTCAAATTGGAGTTTTCGAAGCCGCAGATGAGTCTAGAGAAGGCTTTAGAGAATAATTCTGGCGAACGCGATTACACTACACCGGAATACAGTGGCTGTAAAACGTTCAGTTTCGACGACAAAGATACAGATCATTCGAGTTGTGATCTCGATCCTGAGTTGGTATCGAATTCACTTCCGTCCACATCTCATATAAGCGAAACGTCGAGTATAGCTCACGACTCGACTGAAGATCTCGTGACTCAAATTCATTCGGTTAAATCGAGTGTCGTTCACAATGAGAACATGCCGGATTCTCCGCTGCCCGATTCTGGTATAGAATCCAGTTCTACGAAATCCAATTCGGAATTCAACAACATAACTGATGAAGAGAAACAGCAATTGCTCGGAGTCACAACTAGTACACCAATAAACAGATCCGATTCGCTAGAGAATGTATTGGAGAAAGAGAATCGAGAAATCGCCAAGAGGCCGTTTCTAAAGACGATCTTTGATTCTTTGGATTGTGGCGAGAATGAttataaagcattatttgctcTTTGCTTATTGTTCGCGTTGATAAATAACAAAG GTGTCAACACAGAACTACTTGATACGCTGTTGTGTCCCGAAGAGGAACTGTCTCATTTGAACTCAGCGAATACGTCGGGCCGTGAAATTGTAGAGAAAAGCGAAGGATCATCGACATCAACTTCTTCTACtcctacaaaaaaaacattgcagAGTTTTAACTCACTATTGATTTATAAGCTAATGGCTATTGCAAATTTGAGCTGTAAACCTA CCTCTCAGGTCCGCCTGGTCACTCTGGAGTTGAGCGTGACGTTAATGCGCATCGCAATGCAAGGGACTAGGGGTCCCGCGCCGTCAGCTAACGGGAGCTCACGGTCAGCGACGGGCCACTCCGGCCCGGGCTCACGGAGCGTCATGAGCCGTCACGTGGCCGCCGCGGACACGTTACGTGCGCGGGCCGCAGCCCTCGCACGTAACTTTTACAAGTGCGACGATATCTTCCTGGACATGTTTGAAGATGA GTACTGTGAGATGAGCAAGCGTCCTCTGAACGTGGAATGGCTATGCATGGATGCGGCAATACTGCTTCCTCCCACACGCACGCCGATGTCTGGCATTGCGTTTGCTAAGCGACTGCCGAGCGGGGAG ATAGAGAGAGCCCGTAGAGCGATAAGATCGTTCTTCCTAATACGAGACCTGTTCTTGAAGTTGAGCGGGATACCAGAAAACCAACTGCCTCTGACGAACCCGGCACCGTTTGTCGAAGTCGGCAACGTTTTGGATCTCA ACGATTCCGATCTGATATCGTGCGACATAATACAGaaggatggtacgtggcagcaCAGGTTCTTAGCCGTCGACAACATGCAGATAATACTCGTCGAGCCGGACAAACAGAGGCTCGGGTGGGGAGTCGCCAAACTGGTGGGCAGCCTTCAGGATTTGGAG ATCCAAGGCGATAAGGAAGATCCGCGGTGCCTCCACCTGACCATCCACAAGCCGCGGGTGGGCGCGACGGGCGCGCTTCCCAGGACGCTACTGCTGCGGGCCAAGTTCAAGTTCGACGACTACATACGCAGCATGGCGGCCAAACAGAGGCTCATTAAG GGTCGCATGAAGTCCCGCCAGAAGAAGATGCAGCAGATCGGGCGACTGCTGGAAGTGTCGGGAGTgtccgcgccccccgccgcgccgcgcccccgCCCGCTGTTCTCCCGCCCCGGCCTCTCGGCGATCAGGAGATCTACAG GAGGCGACGGCGACGACTCAGAGCGGAGGCTCCGAAGGCCGAGCGGTCACTTACTGAAAGACGGCATCGTCGTCTATCGAGAACGAACCACGAGCAGAGAGAG TAGCGTGTCGAGAGGAAGCAGCGGTTCCCGAGAGGGATCTCCGAGGGGCCACCAAGAGGAAATACCACTCGAAGATATACGGAGGAACGTCGCCTCCACCAGCGCCGCGACTCCAAATGTCGTACCGCAGATAAAT GCACAACCGAGTACGTCCCAGGCGAAGACCCGAAGCAATTCGTCTGAAGAAACCTCGTTTATATCGGGCGAAGCGCCGCGAACGAAACGGAGAGGCCTCGTCGAGACTATTTGA